A single Geoanaerobacter pelophilus DNA region contains:
- a CDS encoding KUP/HAK/KT family potassium transporter yields MKHGEQDSYWGGIVKSMGLVFGDIGTSPIYTLTVIMTLTKPTPDHIFGILSLIVWTLIILVTVEYAWLAMSLGRKGEGGTIVLKEILAKLLKPGRQIVFVGFLSFLGVSLLLGDGVITPAISILSAVEGLELIPGLEHTPQGVLILIAAIIAVGLFIFQFKGTDKVARAFGPLMVIWFASLTISGGIAIASAPEVLKAVSPWYAINFLATNGMAGFFILSEVILCATGGEALYADMGHLGRKPIIRAWYFVFIALLVNYLGQGAYILHHPDAKNILFGMIRWEAPMLYIPFLLLTVSATVIASQALISGVFSIVYQGITTRIMPLLKVDYTSSHLKSQIYIGSVNWLLLALVIMIMLVFRKSENLAAAYGLAVTGTMTITGIMMVMIFSHTTKKWKVPIALFVTLIDTIFLISNLNKLPHGGYWSLILAAIPFAVIMVWTRGQRALYRSLKPLDLETFLLAYNQIYAKDKNIPGTGLFFTRETPVVPPYVVHCIIRSNIIYERNVFISIVRTDEPFGIFTCMNEKISTGLDSFDIKAGYMERIDIETLLKDNGIQEKVIFYGVEDIATNNIFWRLFSFIKKVTPNFVQFNKLPASKLQGVVTRVEM; encoded by the coding sequence ATGAAGCATGGCGAGCAGGACTCATACTGGGGTGGCATCGTTAAGTCGATGGGGCTGGTTTTCGGCGACATCGGCACCAGTCCCATATATACCCTCACTGTTATTATGACCCTCACCAAACCTACGCCGGATCATATCTTCGGTATTCTCTCCCTCATTGTCTGGACCCTGATTATTCTGGTAACCGTCGAGTATGCCTGGCTCGCCATGAGTCTGGGGCGCAAGGGCGAAGGCGGCACCATTGTACTCAAGGAAATCCTTGCCAAACTGCTCAAACCGGGACGGCAGATTGTTTTTGTCGGGTTCCTCTCCTTTCTCGGAGTTTCCCTGCTGCTGGGTGATGGCGTCATCACCCCGGCCATATCTATTCTCTCCGCGGTCGAGGGTCTGGAACTGATCCCAGGGCTTGAGCATACGCCCCAAGGGGTACTGATCCTGATTGCCGCGATTATCGCCGTCGGGCTCTTTATCTTTCAGTTCAAGGGGACTGATAAGGTTGCCAGGGCATTTGGCCCGCTGATGGTCATTTGGTTTGCGTCGCTGACGATTTCTGGCGGGATAGCCATTGCTTCTGCACCAGAGGTTTTGAAAGCGGTCAGCCCATGGTATGCGATTAATTTTCTGGCAACCAATGGCATGGCCGGGTTTTTTATACTCTCTGAGGTTATTCTCTGCGCCACCGGCGGCGAGGCACTTTACGCCGACATGGGCCACCTGGGGCGCAAGCCGATCATCCGCGCCTGGTATTTTGTGTTCATCGCCCTGCTGGTCAACTACCTGGGCCAGGGCGCCTATATATTGCACCACCCTGATGCCAAGAATATCCTGTTTGGCATGATCCGCTGGGAAGCGCCGATGCTCTATATCCCGTTTTTGCTGCTCACGGTTTCGGCAACGGTCATTGCCTCGCAGGCGCTGATCAGCGGCGTCTTTTCCATAGTTTACCAGGGGATTACCACGCGGATCATGCCGCTGCTGAAGGTCGATTACACCTCCAGTCACCTTAAGTCGCAGATTTACATCGGCTCGGTCAACTGGCTGCTGCTGGCGCTGGTGATCATGATCATGCTGGTGTTCAGGAAGTCAGAGAACCTGGCGGCGGCCTACGGCCTTGCGGTCACCGGCACCATGACCATTACCGGCATCATGATGGTCATGATCTTCTCCCACACTACCAAGAAGTGGAAGGTGCCGATCGCGCTGTTCGTGACCCTCATTGACACGATCTTCCTGATCTCCAACCTGAACAAGCTCCCTCATGGCGGTTACTGGTCGTTGATTCTCGCTGCCATCCCGTTTGCCGTGATCATGGTCTGGACCCGCGGCCAGCGGGCGCTGTACCGCTCGCTGAAGCCGCTCGACCTGGAAACCTTCCTGCTCGCTTACAACCAGATCTATGCCAAGGACAAGAACATTCCGGGGACCGGGCTGTTCTTCACCAGGGAGACCCCGGTGGTGCCGCCTTACGTGGTGCACTGCATCATCCGGAGCAATATCATCTACGAGCGCAATGTCTTTATCTCCATTGTCCGCACCGACGAGCCGTTCGGCATTTTCACCTGCATGAACGAGAAGATAAGCACTGGCCTGGACTCCTTCGATATCAAGGCCGGCTACATGGAGCGGATCGATATCGAAACGCTGCTCAAGGACAACGGCATTCAGGAAAAGGTCATTTTCTACGGGGTCGAGGATATCGCCACCAATAACATCTTCTGGCGACTGTTCTCCTTCATCAAAAAGGTCACCCCCAACTTCGTGCAGTTCAACAAACTGCCAGCCAGCAAGCTGCAGGGGGTTGTCACCAGGGTGGAGATGTAA